A stretch of Lathyrus oleraceus cultivar Zhongwan6 chromosome 6, CAAS_Psat_ZW6_1.0, whole genome shotgun sequence DNA encodes these proteins:
- the LOC127097221 gene encoding uncharacterized protein LOC127097221, with translation MVKNVGVGSDAESDEFMEYLMKQVIDGKDSDVTFDNFPFYLSERIKILLTSAGHFHLRQHDLSKHTTNLSPLSRAILLSEPNELYHHMLAKALANCYGSKLLYLDIDYFSSKMRGKDGCSTKARHLKRSKFEAALECLSGFLSHLPILPKTVPSKCKCPDCSNAKLFLYSLSKVLVSILETGSVILYIKNAEKIFLRSPRIYSLFKILFDKLSGPVLILGSRSDDLKDDSTKVNEKLTMLFPYHIEIKPPQDMTHLKIWTEQQKKAMEKTSLEDKTARVAEVFATNGIDCNVLDSISSTDMMILSNHTEEIVASSIFYHLKNTENPEYRNGILTISATSLCHVLSLFQEGESGENDENNTKNKSKKDDPGKDKPISNGTEKDSDIKAISNEKKKDSDINDTTKPKVPADNSYEELIRKELIPANEIKVSFSDIGALDDVKESLQEVVMLPLRRPDLFKDGGLLKPCKGVLLFGPPGTGKTMLAKAIANEARASFINVSLSVITTMWFGESEKNVRALFSLAAKVAPTIIFIDEVDSLLGKRTSGEQNVVRGIKNEFMTHWDGLLSKPDEKVIVLAATNMPFALDEAVIRRFQRRIMVGLPSAENREVILRTLLAKEKHEDIDFKELSTMTEGYSGSDLKNLCMTAAYRPIKDLMQQEKAKEMKKKKKEAEAEISEVASNATEEDQVIVLRPLNMEDMKDAKNKVTASYAEGGSNMKKLEEWNGLYGEGGSRKKKEQLSYFL, from the exons ATGGTGAAAAACGTTGGAGTTGGAAGTGATGCTGAGTCTGATGAGTTTATGGAGTACCTCATGAAACAAGTCATTGATGGAAAGGATAGTGATGTCACATTTGATAACTTTCCTTTTTACTTAAG TGAAAGAATCAAAATTTTGTTGACAAGTGCGGGACATTTTCATTTAAGACAACATGACCTATCCAAGCACACTACGAACCTTTCGCCACTGAGCCGAGCTATTTTGCTTTCTGAACCTAACG AGCTTTATCATCATATGCTTGCCAAAGCTTTAGCAAATTGCTATGGATCGAAGTTACTGTATCTAGATATTGATTACTTCTCTTCGAAG ATGCGGGGCAAAGATGGATGTTCTACAAAAGCACGG CATTTAAAAAGGTCCAAATTTGAGGCGGCTTTGGAGTGTCTGTCTGGTTTCCTTAGTCATCTGCCGATCCTCCCTAAAACAG TTCCTTCGAAGTGCAAATGCCCAGACTGTTCTAATGCAAAGCTTTTTCTATATTCACTCTCCAAG GTCTTGGTTTCTATATTAGAAACTGGTTCTGTCATTTTATACATCAAGAATGCTGAGAAGATCTTTCTTCGATCACCAAGGATCTACAGTTTGTTCAAAATACTATTCGATAAACTTTCAGGACCAGTGTTGATACTCGGTTCTAGGTCTGATGATTTAAAAGACGATTCTACAAAAGTCAATGAAAAACTCACTATGTTATTCCCTTACCATATTGAGATTAAACCGCCTCAGGATATGACTCATCTCAAAATCTGGACAGAACAACAAAAAAAGGCCATGGAAAAGACTTCTTTGGAAGATAAAACCGCCCGCGTTGCTGAAGTGTTTGCAACAAATGGCATTGATTGTAATGTCTTGGATTCAATTAGTAGTACTGATATGATGATACTTAGTAATCACACCGAAGAGATTGTGGCATCTTCAATTTTTTATCACTTGAAGAATACTGAAAATCCAGAGTACCGAAATGGAATCCTAACTATATCGGCCACGAG TTTGTGCCATGTATTGAGCCTTTTTCAGGAGGGTGAAAGTGGTGAAAATGATGAAAACAACACTAAAAATAAGTCAAAAAAG GATGATCCCGGAAAAGATAAACCTATTTCAAACGGGACCGAGAAAGACAGTGATATTAAAGCTATTTCAAACGAAAAAAAGAAAGACAGTGATATTAATGATACTACAAAACCT AAAGTTCCTGCTGACAACTCCTATGAGGAGTTAATAAGAAAAGAGCTTATCCCTGCAAATGAGATAAAGGTGAGTTTTTCAGATATTGGTGCATTGGATGATGTAAAAGAATCACTTCAAGAAGTGGTTATGCTTCCCCTTAGAAGACCAGATCTATTCAAAGACGGTGGGTTATTGAAGCCATGTAAAGGTGTGTTGCTTTTTGGACCTCCCGGTACAGGAAAAACAATGCTTGCAAAGGCAATTGCAAATGAAGCTAGAGCAAGTTTCATCAATGTCTCTTTGTCTGTCATCACTACTATGTGGTTCGGAGAAAGTGAAAAGAATGTTCGAGCTCTGTTTTCATTAGCGGCAAAGGTTGCCCCGACGATTATTTTCATTGATGAAGTTGATAGCTTGCTTGGGAAGCGGACTTCGGGTGAGCAAAACGTTGTGAgagggattaaaaatgaattcATGACCCATTGGGATGGACTTTTGTCAAAACCTGATGAGAAAGTTATTGTCCTTGCTGCGACCAACATGCCATTTGCCCTTGATGAAGCAGTTATAAGACGGTTTCAGCGCAG GATCATGGTTGGTCTTCCGTCTGCTGAAAACAGGGAAGTGATCTTGAGAACTCTTCTAGCTAAGGAAAAACATGAAGATATAGACTTCAAAGAGCTTTCAACTATGACAGAAGGATACAGTGGGAGTGATCTTAAG AACTTGTGCATGACTGCAGCATATCGCCCCATTAAGGATCTTATGCAACAGGAGAAGGCCAAAGAAATG aaaaagaagaaaaaagaggCAGAAGCTGAAATCTCAGAAGTTGCCTCCAATGCTACGGAAGAAGATCAAGTGATTGTCCTTAGGCCTTTAAACATGGAAGACATGAAAGATGCAAAGAATAAG GTGACTGCAAGCTATGCTGAAGGAGGATCAAATATGAAAAAGCTAGAGGAGTGGAATGGTTTGTATGGAGAAGGAGGTTCAAGGAAGAAAAAGGAGCAGCTTAGTTATTTCTTATAG